Proteins encoded together in one Thermophilibacter immobilis window:
- a CDS encoding response regulator receiver protein has translation MAHDPKREDYQRLSLRFARELDAGDPVAATRAFASFGRRFAQDRDSLPQSDADRAFHLVVLAAEVIDYELPFATDEAAEKLIQRGKDFLNEALRLDPSCHDALRMRSSSEAPTVDARYRFLAGHVREVRASCEKIRDEARGGLSGERATLAADIALRPYWRWLASMAEEALICGRNHDAIAAAEELLAQDPHDTSDVRFTLAYALAKLEDEEGLSELSRRYASLCPLRPADDAWITLARISLAHKRCDFASAREQLARLLATYPGTGSALIRQSELPDGEFARLRVTPYSEDELILAVSEGIVLLQEGSARSGKGVLGSWIAREVARMDPHATEEALHMGRNEGAQSS, from the coding sequence ATGGCGCACGACCCAAAACGCGAGGACTACCAGCGACTGAGCCTGCGGTTCGCCCGCGAGCTCGACGCAGGTGACCCCGTTGCCGCCACCCGCGCGTTCGCGTCGTTTGGGCGCCGCTTCGCGCAGGATCGCGACAGCCTCCCCCAGTCTGACGCCGACCGAGCCTTCCACCTGGTCGTTCTAGCGGCCGAGGTCATCGACTACGAGCTCCCCTTTGCCACCGACGAGGCGGCCGAGAAGCTCATCCAACGCGGGAAGGACTTCCTGAACGAGGCGCTTCGACTTGACCCCTCCTGCCACGACGCGCTGAGGATGCGCTCCTCGTCCGAGGCCCCGACCGTCGACGCCCGCTATCGCTTTCTTGCGGGACACGTCAGGGAGGTTCGTGCGTCATGCGAGAAGATCCGCGACGAGGCGCGCGGGGGGCTGAGCGGCGAGCGCGCTACGCTCGCAGCCGACATCGCCCTGCGTCCCTACTGGCGCTGGCTGGCCTCGATGGCCGAGGAGGCCCTGATCTGCGGGCGCAACCATGATGCAATCGCCGCCGCCGAGGAGCTTCTCGCACAGGACCCGCACGACACCTCGGACGTTCGCTTTACGCTCGCCTACGCGCTCGCCAAGCTCGAGGACGAGGAGGGGCTGAGCGAGCTCTCCCGACGCTACGCGTCCCTCTGCCCGCTGCGTCCGGCCGACGACGCCTGGATTACGCTGGCACGCATCTCCCTTGCCCACAAGCGCTGCGACTTTGCCTCTGCGCGCGAGCAGCTCGCGCGGCTCCTCGCGACCTATCCCGGAACCGGCTCGGCCCTCATTCGCCAGAGCGAGCTTCCTGACGGCGAGTTCGCCCGGCTGCGTGTAACGCCCTACAGCGAGGACGAGCTCATCCTTGCCGTGAGCGAGGGCATTGTCCTTTTGCAGGAGGGTAGCGCGAGGAGCGGCAAGGGAGTCCTCGGCTCCTGGATTGCACGCGAGGTCGCGCGGATGGACCCGCACGCCACCGAGGAGGCCCTGCACATGGGGCGCAACGAGGGGGCGCAGAGCTCGTGA
- a CDS encoding Rho termination factor N-terminal domain-containing protein, with protein MPVFSLSRGFLATKEKAEDLPDRTVAELCHRARELGLHGYSKLRRAELINLIRNS; from the coding sequence GTGCCCGTGTTTTCCCTTTCTAGGGGCTTTCTCGCTACTAAGGAAAAGGCGGAGGACCTGCCCGACCGCACCGTTGCTGAGCTGTGCCACCGTGCAAGGGAGCTCGGGCTGCACGGCTACTCCAAGCTACGCAGGGCGGAGCTCATCAACCTCATACGAAATAGCTGA
- a CDS encoding Ppx/GppA phosphatase family protein: protein MRRIACIDIGTVTARLAVADVEGGRVVRLAKHSEICNLGENVDQTGELKQEAMERVFLCARGYVESAREAKAEVVCCTLTSAARDARNARELGAALGSIGLEPVIIPGELEGTLTFLGVAQDFRGKRIMVADNGGGSTELALGSLGTDGAFDLGFVTSVDVGCRRVTEKYLSAGPLPSADDLAAAHEFAASAFRGAVERGGLRAAKSARSDKDAPAAPEELVVCGGTVTSLVAIDARLDPYDPARVHLATLSRSRVEELEALLAGLTVEERAALPGLQEKRAPVMLGGAVAVAELMRQTGFERLVVSESDLLFGLALAAAAELCGVESPVVWKPALRPLR from the coding sequence ATGCGACGCATTGCCTGCATCGACATCGGGACCGTGACCGCCCGTCTTGCCGTGGCTGACGTCGAGGGCGGCCGCGTGGTGCGCCTTGCCAAGCACTCCGAGATCTGCAACCTCGGTGAGAACGTGGACCAGACGGGGGAGCTCAAGCAGGAGGCCATGGAGCGCGTCTTTCTGTGCGCGCGGGGCTACGTCGAGTCCGCTCGCGAGGCAAAGGCCGAGGTCGTCTGCTGTACCCTGACGAGCGCGGCGCGTGACGCCAGAAACGCGCGCGAGCTAGGAGCCGCGCTGGGCTCAATCGGACTCGAGCCAGTGATCATCCCCGGTGAGCTTGAGGGTACCCTCACGTTTCTGGGCGTGGCCCAGGACTTTAGGGGCAAGCGGATTATGGTGGCCGATAACGGAGGCGGCTCCACCGAGCTCGCGCTGGGCTCCTTGGGTACTGACGGAGCCTTCGACCTGGGATTTGTTACGTCTGTTGACGTGGGGTGCCGACGCGTTACGGAGAAGTACCTCTCAGCTGGGCCTCTGCCTTCTGCGGATGACCTTGCCGCTGCTCACGAGTTTGCGGCTTCGGCCTTCAGGGGCGCTGTCGAGAGGGGCGGCCTGCGAGCTGCGAAATCCGCGCGCTCGGACAAGGACGCCCCTGCCGCTCCCGAGGAGCTCGTCGTCTGCGGCGGCACCGTGACCAGCCTGGTGGCGATTGACGCGCGGCTCGATCCCTACGATCCCGCGCGCGTTCATCTTGCCACGCTCTCCCGGAGTCGGGTCGAGGAACTCGAGGCGCTTCTCGCCGGCTTGACGGTGGAGGAGCGCGCCGCGCTGCCAGGCCTGCAGGAGAAGCGCGCCCCCGTGATGCTGGGCGGGGCGGTGGCCGTGGCGGAGCTCATGCGCCAGACGGGCTTCGAGCGGCTGGTGGTCAGCGAGTCCGACCTGCTCTTTGGCTTGGCGCTCGCGGCGGCTGCCGAGCTCTGCGGCGTCGAGTCTCCCGTGGTCTGGAAGCCCGCTCTGCGTCCGCTGCGCTAG
- a CDS encoding septum formation initiator family protein: protein MSESSSKITSGVRAGRAAARPSLDSTGRIPVGSTRASKPPRKKVSRAGEKVGALSGLVRRFRVPLIVFAALALVVVALYAPAQGLYVAWRDGQSLGSQISGLDQSNDEYQSDIERLQSREGIEDEARKKGYVSEGETGVVVEGMDEDDSTSQDTTATELPWYLSLGDFVFQYQAQ, encoded by the coding sequence ATGAGCGAGTCTTCCTCAAAAATTACGTCAGGCGTGCGCGCCGGCCGCGCAGCCGCGCGCCCCTCGCTTGACTCGACGGGTCGCATTCCGGTGGGGAGCACGCGCGCGTCGAAGCCCCCGCGCAAGAAGGTCTCTCGCGCGGGCGAGAAGGTCGGCGCCCTTTCTGGTCTGGTCCGGCGCTTCCGCGTGCCCCTTATCGTCTTTGCCGCTCTGGCCCTGGTCGTCGTGGCGCTCTACGCCCCCGCTCAGGGGCTGTACGTCGCCTGGAGAGACGGTCAGAGTCTGGGCTCGCAGATCTCTGGGCTCGACCAGAGCAACGACGAGTACCAAAGTGACATCGAACGCCTGCAGTCGCGCGAGGGCATCGAGGACGAGGCGCGCAAGAAGGGCTACGTGAGCGAGGGCGAGACGGGCGTGGTCGTGGAGGGCATGGACGAGGACGACTCCACTAGCCAAGACACGACTGCGACGGAGCTCCCCTGGTACCTGAGCCTGGGCGACTTCGTCTTCCAGTACCAGGCGCAATGA
- the mazG gene encoding nucleoside triphosphate pyrophosphohydrolase, with protein sequence MSDDTASAADRVDAENAARPGAPMTHPEFDRLVRTIWRLRQPDGCPWDREQTHRSITKNMIEEAYEAVDAIEADDTGHLREELGDVLEQVLLHAQISSDDGVFDIDDVARELNEKLVRRHPHVFGDLAAAANGDEVMDIWDDVKRAERAAAGEGDAPEPGILDSVPHSLPALMQAQKISKRAAKSGFEWETVDDVWDKVAEERVEFEREEPGTDARSLEFGDLLFALVNVARREGIDAEEALAASNRKFRARWSRMEELARQSGRELDSLGTTELNVLWGRAKQEEMA encoded by the coding sequence ATGTCCGACGACACCGCCTCTGCCGCAGACCGCGTGGACGCCGAGAACGCCGCGCGCCCCGGCGCTCCGATGACGCACCCTGAGTTCGACCGGCTCGTGCGCACCATCTGGCGACTGCGCCAGCCCGACGGCTGCCCGTGGGACCGCGAGCAGACGCACCGCTCCATCACCAAGAACATGATTGAGGAGGCCTACGAAGCCGTCGACGCCATAGAGGCCGACGACACCGGTCACCTGCGTGAAGAGCTGGGGGACGTGCTCGAGCAGGTCCTTCTCCACGCGCAGATCTCGTCCGATGACGGCGTCTTTGACATAGACGATGTGGCCCGCGAACTCAACGAGAAGCTCGTCCGCCGTCATCCACACGTTTTCGGCGATCTTGCGGCAGCCGCAAACGGCGACGAGGTCATGGACATCTGGGATGACGTCAAGCGTGCCGAGCGCGCGGCGGCAGGGGAGGGGGACGCTCCCGAGCCGGGGATTCTCGACTCTGTGCCCCACTCTCTGCCCGCCCTCATGCAGGCGCAGAAGATTTCCAAGCGCGCGGCTAAGTCAGGCTTTGAGTGGGAGACCGTGGACGACGTCTGGGACAAGGTCGCCGAGGAGCGCGTGGAGTTTGAGCGTGAGGAGCCGGGAACCGACGCTCGCTCCCTTGAGTTCGGTGACCTGCTCTTCGCCCTGGTCAACGTTGCGCGTCGTGAGGGAATCGACGCCGAGGAGGCTCTTGCCGCTTCCAACCGGAAGTTTCGCGCTCGCTGGTCGCGCATGGAGGAGCTTGCGCGACAGAGTGGACGCGAGCTCGATTCCCTAGGCACGACGGAGCTTAACGTGCTCTGGGGGCGTGCGAAGCAAGAGGAGATGGCCTGA
- a CDS encoding GntR family transcriptional regulator, producing the protein MTDLGSTPLYQQIYADIKDSIESGVYKTGDRIPSEAELSKEYDVSRITVRRAIEGLCSDGFLNKKQGRGTFVGKSRLYRRLSQSREVRSFSSMCKDGGVMQGAHLIDRQIVPARPQEIEFFGIEEGALLLYIHRIRTADEVPVLDENIFLPYDWAATLFSMPLENKSIFDTLYEVTGRRPVSSTIWRISAVRATVEQSSRLDIPVGDPLIYTINHYVDSGGNPACIGRDYFVGSRYELSL; encoded by the coding sequence ATGACCGATTTGGGGTCAACCCCTCTTTATCAGCAGATTTATGCGGACATTAAAGATTCCATCGAGAGCGGGGTCTACAAGACGGGAGATCGTATCCCTTCAGAAGCAGAGCTAAGCAAGGAATATGATGTGAGTCGAATAACCGTACGAAGAGCGATTGAGGGCCTTTGCTCGGATGGATTCCTTAACAAGAAGCAAGGGCGGGGCACATTTGTGGGGAAGTCTCGCTTATATCGACGTCTCTCGCAATCGCGTGAGGTGCGCTCATTTTCCTCTATGTGTAAAGATGGCGGGGTTATGCAGGGGGCGCATTTGATAGATCGACAAATCGTGCCTGCGCGCCCCCAGGAGATTGAGTTCTTTGGCATAGAGGAAGGGGCTCTTCTTCTATACATTCATCGCATCAGAACGGCTGATGAGGTACCCGTCCTCGATGAGAATATTTTTCTTCCCTACGATTGGGCAGCCACTTTGTTCTCTATGCCGCTGGAGAATAAATCTATATTTGACACGCTTTATGAGGTGACGGGCAGGAGACCCGTGTCAAGTACCATATGGAGGATAAGTGCCGTGCGCGCTACAGTTGAACAATCCTCCCGCCTGGATATTCCCGTTGGGGACCCTCTCATATATACAATTAATCACTATGTGGACTCAGGAGGGAATCCCGCTTGTATCGGGCGGGATTACTTCGTGGGGAGTCGGTACGAGCTGAGCCTTTAG
- a CDS encoding SIS domain-containing protein, with protein sequence MFDIDLDQPKQIVSDVLSNHKITSVAFVGCGASMSELYPAKYFLANNTKTLNVQIFTANEFNYDTPAWLDEHTFVLTCSLGGGTPETVEANKTAKAAGALVVALTHVPGSALTKGVDHVIVHGFEANYAAKAEKVGYALAVALEILQQVEGYDHYDDMIEGFSKVFEVAENAAQSVGKVAEDWAQEHKDDECIYFIASGASEKVAYSTSMFLMMEMQWINSGNYNSGEFFHGPFELTDDKHNFVLFMADGKTRPMDARVLTFLQRFDARCLVIDAKDFGLSGAVPASVATYFNPIVHTAAMRVFAEHLADLRQHPLTKRRYMWKLEY encoded by the coding sequence ATGTTTGACATTGATCTCGACCAGCCCAAGCAGATTGTCTCCGACGTTTTGTCCAACCACAAGATCACGAGCGTCGCCTTCGTGGGCTGCGGCGCCTCGATGTCCGAGCTCTACCCGGCCAAGTACTTCCTGGCCAACAACACCAAGACGCTGAACGTCCAGATCTTCACGGCCAACGAGTTCAACTACGACACCCCGGCGTGGCTCGACGAGCACACCTTCGTGCTCACCTGCTCGCTCGGCGGCGGGACCCCCGAGACAGTCGAGGCCAACAAGACCGCCAAGGCTGCGGGCGCCCTCGTGGTCGCCCTCACCCACGTCCCCGGGTCCGCGCTCACCAAGGGCGTCGACCATGTGATCGTTCACGGCTTCGAGGCAAACTACGCCGCCAAGGCCGAGAAGGTGGGCTATGCCCTTGCCGTTGCTCTGGAGATCCTCCAGCAGGTGGAGGGCTACGACCACTATGACGACATGATCGAGGGGTTCTCCAAGGTCTTCGAGGTGGCCGAGAACGCCGCTCAGTCCGTGGGCAAGGTCGCCGAGGACTGGGCCCAGGAGCACAAGGACGACGAGTGCATCTACTTCATCGCCTCTGGTGCCAGCGAGAAGGTCGCCTACTCCACCTCCATGTTTCTCATGATGGAGATGCAGTGGATCAACTCCGGAAACTACAACTCGGGCGAGTTCTTCCACGGCCCCTTCGAGCTCACCGACGACAAGCACAACTTCGTGCTCTTCATGGCTGACGGGAAGACGCGCCCCATGGACGCCCGCGTCCTCACCTTCCTCCAGCGCTTCGACGCGCGCTGCCTCGTCATCGACGCCAAGGACTTCGGCCTTTCCGGCGCGGTTCCCGCCTCGGTGGCCACGTACTTCAACCCGATCGTGCATACGGCGGCAATGCGCGTCTTTGCCGAGCACCTCGCCGACCTGCGCCAGCACCCGCTGACCAAGCGTCGCTACATGTGGAAGCTCGAGTATTAG
- a CDS encoding PTS sugar transporter subunit IIB: protein MIRLVRLDYRLVHGQILAAWVNHLSAQRIILVDDTAANDQMKSAALKLAKPTGIRLNIFTVAKTIEKMPKILSLNENIMMVFGTTSALVDVCKKTSAFNEIQYGATFNKKGSMQIDESVFLDEQEQNDTRELLSLGVTIYSQQTPARKKVPITKI, encoded by the coding sequence ATGATTAGGCTTGTGAGATTAGACTATCGGCTCGTTCACGGCCAGATTCTGGCTGCTTGGGTAAATCATCTGAGTGCACAGCGCATCATCTTGGTGGACGACACTGCTGCTAACGATCAAATGAAATCCGCAGCGCTTAAGCTGGCAAAACCTACTGGAATTCGTTTAAATATATTTACAGTTGCAAAAACTATCGAAAAGATGCCCAAAATCCTTTCCCTCAATGAGAACATCATGATGGTCTTTGGGACAACCTCCGCGCTAGTGGATGTTTGCAAAAAAACTTCTGCGTTTAATGAAATACAATATGGTGCGACCTTCAATAAAAAGGGATCAATGCAAATTGATGAGAGCGTTTTCTTGGATGAGCAGGAGCAAAACGACACACGCGAGCTGCTTAGTTTAGGGGTTACGATTTATAGCCAACAGACTCCTGCTAGGAAAAAGGTTCCAATTACAAAAATATAG
- a CDS encoding PTS sugar transporter subunit IIA produces the protein MNRLVLASHGGLAEGARDSIEMITGDVSKLSVISLERDDTEQIIDRTEALLRTFDSADTVYILTDMLGSSVTNQMIELHGNHSAITVITGMNLPLILELVLCDYSPREEELEEMINRGREGIQNTEVLMRAATQQEEGDDLL, from the coding sequence ATGAATCGGCTTGTACTAGCGTCACATGGTGGACTTGCTGAAGGGGCTCGAGACTCCATTGAGATGATTACGGGCGACGTCTCCAAGCTGAGTGTTATTTCGCTCGAACGCGATGATACCGAGCAAATTATTGACAGAACTGAGGCCCTGCTCCGCACATTCGATTCGGCGGACACCGTCTACATACTCACAGATATGCTTGGTAGCAGCGTAACCAATCAGATGATAGAGCTTCACGGGAATCATTCAGCGATTACCGTGATTACGGGTATGAATCTCCCCCTTATTTTAGAGCTGGTACTTTGCGATTATTCGCCTCGTGAGGAGGAACTGGAGGAGATGATTAATCGGGGCAGAGAGGGCATCCAGAATACTGAAGTTCTCATGAGAGCGGCCACACAACAAGAAGAGGGAGACGATCTCCTATGA
- a CDS encoding sugar phosphate isomerase/epimerase family protein — protein sequence MKQKHIELVAMNHHYLFFELEDFFASAHECGFQSVELWTAPQHFFMDYQQNDPVTKITRLMDRYSIQVMGLCPEQTNPKPHNMAAKDPSIQERVYLYFTRAIDVAKEIGASQVLVTSGWAFYSEPLTEARKRSVEMLKRVSSYAERKSINLAMEALRAPESLIANSVEDLHSLIKKVDCPALKVCLDIGAMVAAGDTIQGYFDTFGSDVIHSHFVDCGERSLHLSLGDGERNIAQDIEEFARNEYRGVLSVECTDAQASYNPKAADARSMATYKRAYEAIDDGAHL from the coding sequence GTGAAACAAAAACACATCGAGCTGGTGGCGATGAACCATCATTATCTATTTTTTGAGCTTGAGGATTTCTTTGCCTCCGCACACGAGTGCGGTTTCCAGAGCGTCGAGCTATGGACTGCGCCTCAACACTTCTTCATGGACTATCAGCAAAATGACCCAGTGACAAAAATAACTCGTCTCATGGATAGATATAGCATTCAGGTTATGGGTCTTTGCCCTGAGCAGACTAACCCCAAACCCCATAACATGGCTGCAAAGGATCCAAGCATCCAAGAGCGTGTGTATCTGTACTTTACTAGAGCCATAGATGTTGCCAAAGAAATCGGCGCCAGCCAAGTTCTGGTAACAAGCGGGTGGGCATTTTATAGCGAGCCCTTAACAGAAGCGCGCAAGCGCAGCGTAGAAATGCTAAAGAGAGTTTCTTCCTACGCTGAGAGGAAATCAATCAATCTCGCAATGGAGGCATTGCGTGCTCCCGAATCACTCATTGCAAATTCAGTCGAAGATCTTCACTCGCTCATTAAAAAAGTGGACTGCCCAGCCCTTAAAGTTTGTCTTGATATCGGTGCCATGGTCGCTGCGGGTGATACCATTCAGGGCTACTTTGACACGTTTGGTTCAGATGTTATTCACTCACACTTTGTTGACTGCGGCGAACGCTCTTTGCATCTCTCCCTGGGTGATGGCGAGCGGAATATAGCTCAAGACATTGAGGAATTCGCTCGAAACGAGTATCGAGGCGTCTTGAGTGTCGAATGCACTGATGCTCAGGCTTCTTACAATCCCAAGGCCGCCGACGCTCGTTCAATGGCAACATACAAGAGGGCCTATGAAGCCATTGATGATGGGGCGCATCTATAG